DNA from Rhodobacteraceae bacterium M382:
GCATTGGGGGTTCCGGTGCTTCAGACGTTTTTTGGCGAGAAGATGGCCGCGGATCTGCCAAGGTCCGATTTGGTTCTGGGTAATAACGTCTATGCGCATGTCCCTGATATCAATGATTTTACCCGCGGATTATACGCTGTCTTGAAACCTCAGGGTGTGGTGACATTGGAGTTCCCGCATCTGATGCGGTTGGTCGAATTCAACCAGTTCGACACGGTGTATCATGAACATTTTTCGTATCTGTCGCTGATGGCCGTCGAACATGTCATGCAGGCTGCGGGATTGCGTGTGTTTGACGTCGAAGAGCTGGCGACACATGGGGGCAGTCTGCGGATCTATGCCTGCCGAACGGACGCCGAATACGCCGAAACCCAGGCTGTGGCGGCTGTCCGGGCCGAAGAGGCCGCGCGGGGTATGGATACGGATGCCTATTACACCGCGTTTCAGGCCAAGGCAGAACGGGTCAAGGATGATTTCCTGCGCTTTCTGTTGCAGGCCAAGGCCGAGGGAAAATCTGTTGCGGCCTATGGCGCTGCGGCCAAGGGCAATACGTTAATGAACTTTGCAGGTGTCAAACCTGACCTGGTGCCTTTTGTATGTGATGCTGCGCCGTCCAAACAGGGAATGCTGATGCCGGGAAGTCATGTGCCGATCCTGGCACCAGGGGCGCTGTCCGATGCACGGCCCGACTATCTGGTGATTTTTCCCTGGAACATCGGTGCCGAAATCATGGAGCAGAACCGGGCTCTTGCGGATCAGGGGACACAGTTCGTCACCGCAGTTCCTGAGCTGAAAGTGCTGTAATGGGACGGGTTCTGGTCACAGGAGCCACCGGGTTTGTCGGGCAGGCCGTGATCCGGGGGCTGGCGGCGCACGGTGCCGATGTTGTCTGTGTCAATCGCACTGGCGGTAACATTAAAAATTGCGTTCAAATTATTGAAACAATGGATGTTTTTTCGCACGGAATTGAATGGTGGACTGAAACCTGTCAAGATGTCGATATGGTGATCCATGTGGCGTGGTATGCGGAGCCGGGCAAATATCTGACCTCGGACAAGAACC
Protein-coding regions in this window:
- a CDS encoding class I SAM-dependent methyltransferase, with the translated sequence MTQTCRHCDTPLTLDFLDLGFAPPSNAYVAPQGLSQPEMTFPLRIKACPNCRLVQTEDFAAADQLFTDEYAYFSSMSRSWLDHASRYVAMITERLGLDATSHVIEVASNDGYLLRNFVASGIPCLGVEPTESTAKAAEALGVPVLQTFFGEKMAADLPRSDLVLGNNVYAHVPDINDFTRGLYAVLKPQGVVTLEFPHLMRLVEFNQFDTVYHEHFSYLSLMAVEHVMQAAGLRVFDVEELATHGGSLRIYACRTDAEYAETQAVAAVRAEEAARGMDTDAYYTAFQAKAERVKDDFLRFLLQAKAEGKSVAAYGAAAKGNTLMNFAGVKPDLVPFVCDAAPSKQGMLMPGSHVPILAPGALSDARPDYLVIFPWNIGAEIMEQNRALADQGTQFVTAVPELKVL